The following coding sequences lie in one Arthrobacter sp. PGP41 genomic window:
- a CDS encoding FecCD family ABC transporter permease: protein MKTLNAGPVPGPFVARTAHPSPGPAGVPGRKAPRNRTAWLLASALALFAACVLSLCIGGQPSSLQEVWHAVFTPAGDVMDVTIRELRWPRTVLGVCAGICLGLAGTLVQGHTRNPVADPGLLGINQGAALAIVAATAVAGDLPALTQAVLAFAGALAASVLVFMIGSAARYGATPVTLVLAGAAVTALCSGLVAGIVLLNDQALDTLRFWQVGSLAGRSGALDLVWPFIVAGVALALANIRALNALALGSDTAVSLGISVLRARAVGIGAVTLLAGTAVTLAGPIAFAGLLVPHLTRAITGPDYRWLVPLSLFTGATMVLLADTAGRLIARPGELSVAVVLAVVGAPFFVCLARRRRLATL from the coding sequence GTGAAGACGCTTAATGCTGGACCAGTGCCGGGTCCGTTCGTAGCCCGGACGGCGCATCCCTCCCCTGGTCCCGCAGGCGTCCCCGGCAGGAAGGCGCCCCGAAACCGGACGGCGTGGCTTTTGGCTTCGGCCCTCGCCTTGTTCGCGGCCTGTGTACTCAGCCTGTGCATCGGCGGCCAGCCCTCGTCGCTGCAGGAGGTGTGGCACGCGGTCTTCACCCCCGCCGGGGACGTGATGGACGTGACCATCCGTGAACTGCGGTGGCCCCGGACGGTGCTGGGCGTCTGCGCCGGGATCTGCCTGGGCCTGGCCGGGACCCTGGTGCAGGGACACACCCGTAATCCGGTAGCGGACCCCGGCCTGCTCGGCATCAACCAGGGCGCGGCATTGGCCATCGTTGCGGCGACGGCGGTGGCCGGCGACCTCCCCGCCCTCACCCAGGCGGTGCTGGCCTTCGCCGGAGCGCTGGCGGCGAGTGTCCTGGTGTTCATGATCGGTTCGGCGGCCCGCTACGGCGCCACCCCGGTCACCCTGGTCCTGGCCGGCGCTGCTGTCACGGCCCTGTGTTCCGGGCTGGTGGCGGGAATCGTCCTGCTCAACGACCAGGCCCTGGACACCCTGCGGTTCTGGCAGGTGGGATCCCTGGCGGGGCGATCAGGCGCCCTTGACCTGGTCTGGCCGTTTATCGTTGCCGGGGTGGCGCTTGCCCTGGCGAATATCCGCGCCCTGAACGCCCTCGCCCTGGGATCAGACACCGCCGTTTCCCTAGGCATCTCCGTGCTGCGCGCCCGTGCTGTGGGCATTGGCGCCGTCACCCTGCTGGCCGGAACTGCCGTCACGCTGGCCGGACCCATCGCCTTCGCGGGGCTGCTGGTCCCCCACCTCACCCGTGCCATCACGGGCCCGGACTACCGGTGGCTCGTTCCGTTGTCCCTCTTCACCGGGGCAACCATGGTGCTGCTCGCGGACACCGCCGGCAGGCTCATCGCCCGCCCCGGGGAACTGTCCGTTGCCGTGGTCCTGGCCGTGGTGGGCGCCCCGTTCTTCGTATGCCTGGCCCGGCGCCGGAGGCTGGCAACGCTATGA